The Oreochromis niloticus isolate F11D_XX linkage group LG15, O_niloticus_UMD_NMBU, whole genome shotgun sequence genome includes a region encoding these proteins:
- the hyi gene encoding putative hydroxypyruvate isomerase: MAPLKFCANISWLFTELPDFSQRILAAAAAGFQAVEAAWLYDSDLQELQRVRKATGVEVVLINTPPGDIKAGDLGLGAVPGREAEFREGLDLSLKYARALDCKRIHLMAGRVPVDSDRATVAKEMEAVFVQNLKYAADILSKEGITGLIEPINTRITDPRYFLDSPHQASAILEKVGKPNMKLQMDIFHWQIMDGNLTQNIQKYIPIIGHVQIAQVPGRNEPDSAGELSYSYLFDTLENIGYQGYIGCEYKPQGSTDEGLGWIREYWTHRKC; the protein is encoded by the exons ATGGCTCCATTGAAGTTTTGTGCGAATATTTCGTGGCTGTTCACAGAGCTTCCGGACTTCAGCCAGAGAATATTAGCAGCAGCCGCGGCTGGATTTCAGGCTGTGGAGGCAGCGTGGCTGTACGATTCGGATTTACAGGAGCTTCAGAGAGTCAGAAAGGCCACAGGGGTGGAGGTCGTCCTTATCAACACCCCGCCAG gaGATATAAAGGCAGGTGATCTTGGTCTTGGAGCAGTTCCTGGGAGAGAAGCAGAGTTCAGAGAGGGACTGGATCTAAGTTTGAAGTATGCCAGAGCTTTGGACTGTAAGAG GATTCACCTGATGGCTGGGAGAGTTCCCGTGGACTCTGACAGAGCGACGGTTGCCAAGGAAATGGAGGCCGTCTTTGTGCAGAACCTAAAATATGCTGCTGATATCCTTTCAAAG GAAGGAATCACTGGACTGATTGAACCGATCAACACCAGGATTACAGACCCCAGGTATTTTCTGGACTCTCCTCATCAGG CATCTGCAATCCTGGAGAAGGTTGGAAAGCCAAATATGAAACTGCAGATG GACATCTTTCACTGGCAAATAATGGATGGAAACCTTacacaaaacattcaaaagTATATTCCTATCATTG GTCACGTCCAGATTGCTCAGGTTCCCGGCAGAAATGAGCCCGACAGCGCCGGAGAGCTCAGTTACAGCTACCTGTTCGACACACTGGAAAACATCGGCTACCAGGGTTATATCGGGTGTGAATACAAGCCGCAAG GCTCCACAGACGAGGGTCTGGGCTGGATCAGAGAATACTGGACTCACAGAAAGTGCTGA